DNA from Drosophila gunungcola strain Sukarami chromosome 3L unlocalized genomic scaffold, Dgunungcola_SK_2 000014F, whole genome shotgun sequence:
AACTTTTACAAAActacaaataaatcaaagcgataatttaactatttgaataaatttaaatttcaaaaccaataaataatattaaaattattttatacataCTGTTAGTTTACtggcttgttgttgttttgttttgtattgtacgcattttaaataatttaatcaaaaatgctagtttattattagttttttttttttatgtgaatgtatttaaaattttagtcattaacaaattattttttacatttcacacttttttttaacctttttgatctgccaaaaaaattgtaaaaagtcTCCCACGATCACTGTGATCATGAAATTCACCTCCTCCTTGCCAAATTTTTCCCTCTTTGCATGTGCGCGTGTCATCAGTGTTTTTGCTCCAGTTCCAGCAACACAAGTGGCAATAAGAAAAACGCAGCTCCGTCCGATCCGCAGTCCCATTTTCAACCTGACTATGGAtaaccagggggagcccagaAAGCCAACTCCTGGCCGGGCACCCAAACAACAATTGATGGCAATTTGTTGATAAACATTTCGCTcgcaataaataaacaaatattccCTCAGCTACAAGTTGCGCCTATTTGCGAGGGGGCgaaaatgggaatgggaaggTACAGAGTTTGCCatataaatgcaaatgctGCTTGTTTGCtcagagtgtgtgtgtgtgctctgaggcaatttttcatttgattccatcttcatattttattatggGCCCCAGAAAAGGCAATTGGCCATTTACACTGGAATCAAATAGGGTTACATGGCGTCTATATAatacaataacaaaattaaaagacacatttaaagtatattttggAGTAGTTGCTTATTGTccataaaattacaattcccTTTGTCTAAGTCctagaaaaattaaacaaaagaatATACAATTTCTTCCTGTGCAGGGAGTTCATGGTCGGGTTTGGTTGGCCATTTGTTGGGGGCTCCTTTGGGTCcgtttcccatttccatttgtcGTCGTACGTCTTTCGTTTTTCGCTATTCGTTTTAAGCCGTGCTCTTTTTCTTTCGTTGATACCAATTTCGCGATATGACAAActatgtttgcattttaatttttaatgcgtGTGAATTTCGCTGGCGGCTGGTTTTCCAATTCTCTTTGGGGCACTCGAAACGAGATGGAGAGCTCCAGATGCCCGTGTCATgatttgctgttgcttttaattgaaattttatgaatttattgcCTCAGTTTCGGTGAGGTGGGTGGGGACTTGGGTGCCGGGCTAGTGCAGGGTTAGAGATCCCCCCAAAAACGCTTACAATACCATTCTCATGTCTCGTGTTCTGTTTGTTCCCATTGCAGATGAATCAGACGTGCAAGGTGTGTGGAGAGCCGGCGGCTGGATTCCATTTCGGAGCCTTCACATGCGAGGGCTGCAAGGTGAGTTCGATGTTcgaattaatttgaatttgatttggTGGTCACTACGTTTTTATCTAGCTTGGAATATCTGATAGTCGTTGAAGTGGGTAAATGATACAATAAAATTGCCAGATATCAAACTTTAAGAAAGGTTTAgtcacaaaaataaatctttgcaGTTATAATATTACATAAATAATGAAGACAGTCAAACCTAAgcgaaatggtttttaaaataaaattgaataataaattgttaaaaataataggGATTTCGGagttaaaaatcaattaattatagTATCTTACAACATTTAAAGCagtaagattttaaattttgcaagtAATActtattatagttttaaaagttaaaaaaaaaatacccatTAGCGGATTCAGAAGTTTTCAATAAATACCGTTCTTACAATATCGTTTAGGTTAAGATCAAGATGTTACGAAAACGCAATAATTTACAGTAAACGAAATTGTTTAAGTAATATATTGATTTAATCTAGTAATGCATTCTTTAAGATTGTCCAATATAATATTTTCGCCTTTTGGCCACAATGTTTCCGTGGCAAcaatcatttttaaacttgCAGTCCTTTATACCTCAAAGGTTTGTCGTATCAACCGATTCAATCGATTTCAATAAATCGAATTCGCCGCCTTCGTGATGCAAAGGCTAAGCAGAAAAAGTTATGAGGCCATTCTCCGCGAAACTGGAATGTTGAGTTCATCGTAAAGGAGGGGGAGTAGCAGCAACAAATGGATGCCCCAGGCTAAGGTCAAAGTTAAACAAAGCGCCCCacaaataattgatttaaatacgAATACTCCTTTAATGGTGGGATGATCATTTTTTGTTCGttccgtttcgtttcgtttaaCCGCCGACTCGATTCGAGTTCAGTCGAGGgatttgattttgttatttatttattttgttgtttgattttttcgttgtcgcttttttttttgtttgttgtttttttttttgcccacgCCAAGGAGAAAAGGTCAACTAACGTACAATTTGTGGGTCAGCGTTATTTGATTTGTGCTTGGGCCTCGTTCGCAATGGCGTGGGCCTCGCTTGGCTAATTTAACGCCCACaagaagacaaaaaaaaataaaaagagtaaAGAGGCccaagaaaaaacaaacaaacaaaagtgaatCTGCCTTGATGCACAAAATTGCTTGTAAATAGTCGTCCGTCCGTCTGCCGCGCTGCTTCTTGAAACGAaactgaaaacagaaaactgaaaacagaaaactgaaactgaagaCGAAGAACGGGCCTGAAATCCTccgtttccatttccatttccgaCCCAGTAATCTTGATGCCCAATTAACCTTAAAAGTGGATTTTCGCATTGTTTctgcttctttttttgttttttttttttttggtttttttctttttgtttctgtCTCGGTTCAATTTTGCGCTTAGTCGTCAGCATCTCAGCACCGGTGTTTCTTCCATTCAAAAGCTCCACCTACGATCAGAAAACGACGGCAACCAACTTGAATACTGACAAACACGCAGGGAGTAAGTCAGTTACACTCAAGGAAAAGTCTATAAgaaaatgtgcaaaaataagagataatttttattaaggaAATACGGTATATAAACCGACATTTGTTCTGTCGACTGTTTGTATGCCTTtgggaaataaaacaaaactaatacATTCCATAATTGAATGTCTATACATTTCAGGGCttccttttaaaaacaaataatattctGATCAAAGGTTCGGTTAAGTGTGAAAAACCGtagttatacaattttatttttaaacaaattttaaaaagtcaaactAAGAGCATTAGGAAACGGAAAAACGATTACTGTTTCGATATATATATCCATTTAAAtacgtttttattaaatgaaatctAAAAGTTTCAGGCAGCGCAAATAAGGGTAAGCCATTAAAAAGCTTATCAAAATTCGACATTATTTTCTAAGTGTATCCATTCAGTCAGTCATTTAGGTAGTCTGTCCCTTTTGGTTGATTGCAAAGCCAGGCAGGCGGGCAGCCGTGAAGCGTTGGTGATTTACTGCCAACATTGCAACTTGGCATAAGTGTTGCACAGCCATAACCTTTGCAacatgcagcagcagcagcagcaacagcaacagcaacagcagcaacatgttgccgtTTGTTTCTTTCTCAGCTTTTGGCTCTCAGCTTTTCATGGCTCCTCCGCattgaattaaattgtttgtttgctttgttgcAATTGATTGTGGTGCCCCAGCCAACGGTTAATGCCGGAGGTGTAGGTGGTTGCCGCTTGTGCATGTCGATTTGCTTTAtttcttacttttttattttcgcgGCTCTCCGCTTTTTTGGCAGAGCGTTTAAAGAGGTCTGGGTCTCAGCAGACCCGCCAACCGGTGAATCAtcacaaaaatataatgagATATTATTGTGGAGCATTGAAAGCGTTTTATTGAATGACATCATGGGCAGCGACGAAAAAGTGGCTGAAGAAGTTCGGTGTTTTTTTGAGTGTGGAATGGAGACTTTGGTCTGCAGtagtttaaaatgaaaaattttaaatttattaagtggTCCGTATTAAATCCTGCATACCTTTTATAGAGAGTATTTGTTTAAGTGTCTATCAAACTCATAAATGTAACATTAAAGTATATTTTGCCTTGGAGATATACAAGTATAATTTAATACTAGatactattaaatatttgcaccAATATTCTTCTAAAATATTGATCATTTctattgtttatttacaatCGTTAATCTTAATGGGAACTGattcttaaaaagtttttcactAGTGACCGTTTTTATTATAGGCCATCTAATagacttcttttttttatggctGAGGAAATGTGCGATTAATCGGCTTAGTTATTATTACATAGACAGCTAAAATACAGACCAATACTTTAATACGAATACGTTGTTTAGAAATAGTTTAAGCACAGAAAATTAAAGGAGAAAATTACCATAAAAAGGATGAAATGAGGCCATGTTTTCTGTTGTTCCATAATTTAGTTTGTGTTGATTATAcacattcaaaaaaatattcaaagctAACCAAGTTTTAAGGGAATTATTCTTAGTTTCATTGTTTTGAGATAATTTACTAACGTTGCCACCATAACTTCCGTCTTATAATTACAGTCCTTCTTCGGTCGATCGTACAACAATCTGTCATCGATTTCGGACTGCAAGAACAACGGCGAGTGCATTATCAACAAGAAGAACCGCACTGCCTGCAAGGCGTGTCGCCTGAAGAAGTGCCTCATGGTGGGCATGTCGAAGAGTGGCTCCCGCTACGGGCGGCGCTCCAACTGGTTCAAGATCCACTGCCTgctgcaggagcagcagcagcaggcggtGGCTGCGATGGCGGCGCATCACAATAGCCAGCAGGCGGGTGGCGGAGGAGCCGGTGGCTCGGGCGGTGGTGCAGGTCTGCCCAACGGGGTCAAGGGCATGTCGGGTGTGCCCCCTTcctcggcggcggcggccgccCTGGGAATGCTGGGTCATCCGGGCGGCTATCCGGGTCTCTATGCCGTCGCCAATGCTGGCGGTTCGGTTCGGAGCAAAGAGGAGCTTATGATGTTGGGTTTGGACAGCAGCGGGGAGTACGGCTCCCATAAACACCCAGTGGTAGCCTCACCCTCGGTTAGTTCCCCGGACTCGCACAACTCCGATAGCTCCGTGGAGGTGAGTTCGGTGCGGGGAAATCCCCTGCTCCATTTGGGCGGAAAATCCAGTTCGGGGGGATCTTCAAGCGGTGCCGATGGCAGTCAGTcgggcggcggaggaggagcgATGCCCGGAAGACCACCACAGATGCGCAAGGATTTGTCGCCATTCCTGCCACTACCATTCCCGGGCCTGACCTCCATGCCCGTGATGCCGCCACCTGCGTTTCTGCCGCCCTCGCACCTGCTCTTTCCCGGCTACCATCCCGCCTGTACTCGCACCACCAGGGCTTGCTGAAGCCCACGCCGGAGCAACAGCAGGCGGCGGTGGCTGCGGCGGCAGTGCAGCATCTCTTCAACTCGAGTGGAGCTGGACAGCGATTCGCACCGGGCTCATCACCATTTGCCaaccaccagcagcaccacaAGGAAGAGGAGCCACCTGCAGCACCGAGAAGTCCCAGTAGCCACGCCAATAATAACCACCTCCTAACAAACGGTGGTGCAGCCGATGAGCTAACAAACGCTTCTATTTGGATGCCGTGCTTAAGTCGCAACAGCAAAGCCCACCGCCGACCACGAAACTACCGCCACACTCCAAGCAGGATTATTCAATTTCAGCTCTGGTCACACCGAATTCGGAGAGTGGCCGGGAACGGGTGAAAAGCCGGCAGAGTAACGGTCAAAATGAGGAGGACGACGAGGCGAGGGTGGAGGAGATACTGGACAATGCCGTTGATgatgacgaggaggaggatctGGTGGTTTCCATGACGCCACCCCATTCACCCGCTCAACAGGAAGCGGAAACTCCAGCCCAGGATAATCCGAATCCCAGTCCCGGCCAGGACAATCCCATTGATCTGAGCATGAAGACCACTGGAAGTTCGCTGAGCAGCAAGAGCAGTAGTCCTGGAATCGAAGCAGAGCCCGATATCTCCAGCGACATAGAGAAAAACGATTCcgaagatgatgatgatgatgaggtgGATCTGAAAGTAACTCCCGAAGAGGATGAATTCAGATGaagaggcagaggcagagggACGGATGGAGGAGGACAATAGCACCACGGAGACAGTGAAAACCAGCATTGAGAAGAcccacaataacaacaacagtatcagcagcaacaacaataacaataacaataataacaacagtATCCTAAGCGATAGCGAGGCCAGTGAAACGATCAAGAGGAAACTGGACGAACTCATAGAAGCCTCCAGCGAGAATGGCAAGCGCCTGAGGTTAGAGGCCCCCGTTAAAGTGGCCACCTCGAATGCCTTGGATCTAACCACTAAGGTCTGAAAACCATTTCAAAATGACAGTTATCAGCCACCGGAGATCGATTGAGGCAATAGAAAATTAGCCCCCCGCTAAGACAccaccaaaaacaaaagcacaaacaaagtaaacaaacaaatacgaAAATATACGAAACAATAAACGCATGtgagttatataaataatacgaAACATGAAACGGACCCTTTGGGGGCAGAAAAGTTTGACTCTGATTAACAAGCGCTAAATACGAGTTCGTGCCGTTTTGGCTAGATGTTATCACATCGTTTAAAACAACTAACCAAATTGccaaaatatgcaaaagtcgATCGGCCCCCGAGGTGGGATTTGCATATTGGGACCGAAAAGTATAACACAAATGTTATCTTTCTGATAATTTATGCAGtgaattataaacaaatttttcggTCGTCTACAAAGAGCGGCAAGAATACAAGTTCAGAAACCTAAAGGtaacatacaaataaataaaagaaaagcttAACAAATGATGAAAGAGAAGAAACTGTagcaaaatatgcaaaaaggGCAGCTTATCTGTATCGCGTATGCATAATAATATCGTAGTGGAATTTGTAATCTGTAAGTTTCGTTTTCTTCTAAGCTATAAACCatatataaagtataataTTAAATGACTAGCTACTACTTAGACATTTCCAATCCCCCCAAGAGTATTTgttagtttaaaaaacattaatcgATCTATAGAAACATCGCTGGTAGACAAATTCGCGTAATCTTAAACGTTTTGAGGTTCCCTCGAGTTGTTAGTCACAATtagcaaattttaaatgtacgTATGTCCatgaatgtaaatgtaaaGCAAAGCGCACAAAGTTGTATAGCAAATAGCATAAATTATTAATCTTAATGTTTCATAAGTATTTTTCCCTTTCGTGTAACGATTTGGTATGCAAATCGGCCGAAATGAtgattaagaaaattattattgctgtcaccacaaataaatacaaataaatatttagatgAACAAGAGTTTCTTTTATTGATTGGGCTTGGTTTTTGCTCCGAGTTGCACCACGATCAACGATATCGATCGAGATCGAGATCGCCGGAGAAAGCTGATTTCTTGGACTCCGACTCCTGCGGCGCTGTTTTAACCGATGGCAATCAATAAAAAGTATCTGCTGGATAAATGTGTCGCATAAAATGTATCTCCTCGCGGCGTCGGACAGAGCGGCTTAATTAGAAATCATCCCAGCGCCAAAGAGCCAAAGTGCCGAGGAGCCGGAGCTCTTAACCTCCTTAACCTCTTTCACCTGCGATTCCCACCATTGCGAAAAAGAACTTCAAGCGATGTGCATACCAGCAGCCAATCAATCCGAAATCTATTTCAATCAATCTTTGCGTAATTGTAAATACTTTCAGCATAGCTCCTCTTTCCTCGCCGAACGATCGGCACAAAAAGTCAGACAGCCGACAGACagacaaacagacagacagacaaacagacaaacagacgaatggacggacggacggacggatgGACGGGCAAAGTCGACAGCAAATGGCGCGAAAATTATAGCAAAATGCTAGACTTTGGGACCTGGATTCGTTTCTATTTATTTCACACTTGAATTGATGCACAGCACCAGATTGACATTTTGCAAATGCTCACGGCACCGGAGGAGGCAATTGCCAATTGGCGAAATCACAGCACAGAAGCTGTGAGCGATTCGGGCGACAAAACGCTGCCGCTCTATGCCGCTCCAAGCCGCTGCCTGCCTTCTGGGCCCTGGGCTCATGAATGAGGCTGGGGCTGAGCTTCAATCAATCACTGAGAGAAATGCCGCTGACCACAGCCAGGAACTTGATTGAAGTGCAAACTTAaattaatggttaaatttgaaaaaatatttataatccTGCTCCATGTTAAATttggttaaatttaaattgcaccttaacaattgtaaaaatatatttaatttaaataaaaagaaataataacctttttattataattagtTTGTTAACATACATCTTTAACagtttacatatttatataaatttgtaatttaagtaTGGTTTATAGTGAGCTATTTATTaaatagggaaaataaaataaatcatgtCAAACTTGAGCGGCTCAcaatacttaatttaaaagaaaatttaaatttagtttaatgactttctttagtttttatgGCCTTCTTAGGGGAATCCGCTCTTGGAATGGGAgaataaacaagcaaaaaaaactgaaGTAACAACATTTGTCTGATTAAATATggaatatttgtttatataatgTTTTATAGTTAAGTTTATAACCCAATATCCAAGTAaggatttaatttataagctgaataaataaataaataaaaacatttgttgtaTAAAAACGAATATATATGTTTCCAACTTTATTTATACAGTCGTAAAAATGGACGAGAATGGAAGACGTCTACTCCATATTTCTGAATAAACTAACATAATCGATACCACATTTTTGCAGTGTAATCCTCAGGCAGGCTTGCCGTCGTCTTCGTCGTTGACTTTGTTGTGGATTGACGCTCACAGCTTGACGAGTTGACGGGTTAGAGATCGCTAGCTACGACTGTGACTTTTGGGCAGAGGGTTTTTGGGGGAACAGAGGGTTCGGTGACATGGGCGGGACGGTGGGTTGGTGGGAGGGAAAGCAGGCTAAGTAAGGTAGTACATCCCAATGCCTCCTCGCATTGTCAGCAGTGAATTGTAgtgcaaataaatttcaattgcgAGACACATTCTCCCACTGACATTGTTTGACACTTCTTCGGCTGCACAATTTGCATGTCGAAGGCGAGGAAAGGAAAGGAGAGGAGCGAAACCCAGCAGATCTTtaagtttattgtttgatCTTTAAAGATTGGCCAACACCCAGCAGCGACCGTTtcatttttgcctttttgctAACAAGCTCAACACAGTCGGAGCCAGACGCTCAACtcgaagtcgaagtcgaagacgaagatgacgatgacgatgacggtGATGAGGAAGACGCACCCAGGCTACCAATCTTAGACTTGGAGCTCCATTTACGGGCTATTTGGAACCGGGGTGCTGTCAGTCTCTACACTGGGAGAGCTTGATTAAATCTGAAATCAATGTCAGACACAAAAATTATaggaaataaaacatatagatatatatataaaacatagATAtagccgttttaaatccagtTTTACTCTAAATCTTTATGCTTTTGAAATCCCAattgcatttacattttctgTGTTGCACTATGTTAATGTCTAGCTTTGACGTTATACTTTCGGTACCTTAACTGTCTTATAAATCATTGAAATGAATACAATGAGTTATACGCAACTTATTGTTAGCTAaagcattaaattttaataatttacggGCTAAGATTGTTACAGACAAGAACGATGTAGGGACATAAAGTTAACcgtttaacaatttaattaataaaatcatttttaggacCCAATAAATGGATTTAACTGcatttttttgtgcattttctCCCTCAGTGTGTATCTGCTCCAAATGCATTAAGTGTTTTGGCGCTTTTATTTGCTACCCACTCGCCGGGGAGTCGCAGGCGGAACAGCAAGACGACTTGATAGCTACACCCTAATCTCGTGTGGACCACTTTCCGCACCTACAACAACACATCGCCCCGATAGAGCCAACACCAACGCGCTATAAATGTCTCCACGGCGCTGGAACTCCCAGATGGATGCCACAGCATCGTACCAGATATAAAGTGTGGAGCATGACTATATGGCTGTATGGCTATATGGCTGTGGAAAGGAAGGAAGCTGACGGCCGGGCCTCTCGATATTTAACACCTAGAGAGACGGAGACTAAACGCTCGAACTGGATTGGGGCATGGCCCGATAACTGGCGATGAAGCGTTGAAAACTCAGTCGCGGGCCTCACTTTTGGATGCAATTGCCGCAATCTGCGAGTAACAAGCATAACACGCCCACCGTGCCAAGAAACTGGCTCGGGGGTCTGCAATTCGGCTAACAGTTGCACAAATGGAACGGAAATTGTTAGCCAGCCAGGCAAACAAAGTTATCAAAATGAGCTTCGATGGGGGAGAATTATGTTTGCAAGCTGCTATTTCCATTCAACTATTTAGGCTGACTCACAAATatactatatttatttatttttttgaagaattatataattttactACCGTTACTATggtaaacttttattttaagaaataaaaattttgcaactatttaaatatttttttaaacttcatTGAACTGATTAAAACACTTTCTCTTCTTTAATTTGTGCTTGCAAcgttatatatattatttatataaatttaagagaatataaaaattttaacatatttcagagtattaattaaataggaaaaaaaattaacagtttaaacttcaataaaattgttgaaacTGCCTTTCtcacttaaatttaaacacagatgaattttatttttttttaaatttaatttttatttaaaatagttaaaaaacagacattttaaataaccaagtcgatatatattaattcctttcttttttgtaaaaaatatatgtttaaatcattttaatattgtaatgccatttttttcaatatatatatatatatatatatatatttttaaataaagaataataCTGCATACTAGTTTAATacctatttcaaaaataaatttttcagacattttataatatatatatattcaatattttatatccctttaaaaaaaatgattgaggaacataaatataaatctcaATCGATAGACAAGTGGCACATAATTCTGCGTTCCAAACAGGCAAACACAATAAACATCGAGTAGCTCCACTTGAGATTTACATACTCAACTCCGAACCCAGTGATTCACAAAACCGAGACTTGGAACCGATTATGGAACAGGAGTTGAGTTTTGGGATGCATTCGATCGCTTCccagggtaaaaaaaaaacaaggcaGACAAAAGCCGCAGCCTAAACGCCGTTAAGTGCTTGGGTTTTGTATGGGTTTTGTGGTTCGGTGGGTGCCATGGATCGGGATAGAGTGTATCGGTGGTTTTGGGTTCAAGGGGTTGCTGGGGAGGGGTCGTGGAAACAAGGGGGCACCCGGCATGACTTTGCTCAATGCGAGTCTTATGCGCATACCGCATTAACTACTCCATAAAAGGTGTAAAGAAATCACTTAAGTACTTGGATGTCACTCCTTTGTCAAACTAAATCATAGTAGGGAACGGAATCCATCGTGAATCCATCTTTCTCTCCATATCTGTCTATATGcacgcagaaaaaaaaatcagctttataatattgtaaattttgaaattagcTTTAGCATTAAAAAATAGGGGTATTATCTCAGACAgcatcaaatattttgttataagcTAATGAATTGGGAATACTAGTATAATGGAGTtagacaaattaaattgttttataagaaaccttgttttaaattcaagtACCTTTTTTCAGTGTGTGCATTTAATACGGAAAATATAGGCGTAGAATGCTTTCGGTTGTAAAGAATGAAACGGGGGAGTTTTATTGACAGCCGCAATTACCACATAATCATGCAACAAATATGATGGTTGCTGGCTTTTTCACGATTGAAGGGGCTGCCCCTTCcccaaaaatttgttgttttgttgttggtgctgctgttgttgttattattgttgctgATGACGTAGAGACGACGTCTGAAAGGCAACAGGCTGGCAGGCAGCTCAACTCAACTCAGCGGACCTGGCAACGTGCTGATCCATTACGGCAGCTATCCCCCGCTTTTGCTTTTCCCCATCGAGGAGCGACAATCACAGGTACCAGGTACATTTTGTCTAGACTTATTGAGTGATCGTGGCAGGAGCCAAggctgcaacaacaacagcagcagcaacaccaacagcaacagcaactagAAGGCGCAGCCGTTTTTTTAATGGGGTGGCAATCACTTTGAACGGCGACGACGAGTCGAACGTTAAAGCCTgtacacagaaaataaagttatctatctaggtttaaaaaaaattttaaactttcaaattgataaaagtgtaaaaataatattttataaaaaaacccttttataaaaaaattgttttcctaaaatagtaatttttttcatattaatacaataacaattaatatcaataatcatttttataccaGTCTATAAGGCCCAATTTCGAAAAATACTTAGTTTTAAGAATatgttaattataaatattaaaaatgctcagaaatatattatatatatataaaattttttcaaagaaaaaattgaattaaaatttaatttaaaacacttaCATCTTAGAGCGGTGCAAATTGTAACTACCCATGACACAAATATTATCGTAAAGTTCTACAAAACAATTGCCACTAAGAACAAGATAATATATTTCTCTCAGTGTAGAAATCAAAGAGCAGAAGAGGGATCGGGATCTGCGGCAGGCCTCACAAATTATGGTCAGGAGGCGAACGATGCCGAAGAAAGCCAAGCATCGTGGCAGAGGCTCGTTTTGTGCTCTGAACTGGGTTGGCAGATACTTAAgaaatatgttattaaataataatggaGTGCGTGGTTAATAGATACAACGTCAGCAGTGGCCAAAAGCCCCAACTGCAGATGCAGCCTGCGTGAAGTGTGCGATCGGGGAGCTTCGTTTGGGGGCCTCATCGACAATCATTGTTAACAATCAATTAAGGGAATaagttgtttataaaatgTGGCTATTACCCGAAGATCGCCCAGTTACCATAAATACCAGTAAACTATGGGTTTCCCGGCCAAATGCCGCCCACCTTTAAGCCGCCCAACCAGCAGATAAAATATTACACTGGGTCACGATGGAACTAATTTTGGATGTGAAAGTCGAAAGCTCTGATTATATTTAGGGATgcgaaacataaaaaatgtaattcaaaaatatgcATTGCTACCGTTAAAGGAAACTAGACAGTGctgaaataaaagaaaactgccataatgaaattttaaaacaaagtaaaaccGATATCTAATCTGTCCATGATGAATACTTACTTTCTATTAAACATTAACCCATTTATCAATACCAATTCAAA
Protein-coding regions in this window:
- the LOC128259979 gene encoding LOW QUALITY PROTEIN: knirps-related protein (The sequence of the model RefSeq protein was modified relative to this genomic sequence to represent the inferred CDS: inserted 4 bases in 3 codons); this encodes MMNQDNPYAMNQTCKVCGEPAAGFHFGAFTCEGCKSFFGRSYNNLSSISDCKNNGECIINKKNRTACKACRLKKCLMVGMSKSGSRYGRRSNWFKIHCLLQEQQQQAVAAMAAHHNSQQAGGGGAGGSGGGAGLPNGVKGMSGVPPSSAAAAALGMLGHPGGYPGLYAVANAGGSVRSKEELMMLGLDSSGEYGSHKHPVVASPSVSSPDSHNSDSSVEVSSVRGNPLLHLGGKSSSGGSSSGADGSQSGGGGGAMPGRPPQMRKDLSPFLPLPFPGLTSMPVMPPPAFLPPSHLLFPGYHPXLYSHHQGLLKPTPEQQQAAVAAAAVQHLFNSSGAGQRFAPGSSPFANHQQHHKEEEPPAAPRSPSSHANNNHLLTNGGAADELXKRFYLDAVLKSQQQSPPPTTKLPPHSKQDYSISALVTPNSESGRERVKSRQSNGQNEEDDEARVEEILDNAVDDDEEEDLVVSMTPPHSPAQQEAETPAQDNPNPSPGQDNPIDLSMKTTGSSLSSKSSSPGIEAEPDISSDIEKNDSEDDDDDEVDLKVTPEEDXNSDEEAEAEGRMEEDNSTTETVKTSIEKTHNNNNSISSNNNNNNNNNNSILSDSEASETIKRKLDELIEASSENGKRLRLEAPVKVATSNALDLTTKV